A stretch of Castanea sativa cultivar Marrone di Chiusa Pesio chromosome 2, ASM4071231v1 DNA encodes these proteins:
- the LOC142623697 gene encoding GDSL esterase/lipase At2g23540-like has product MKSYIAALVVFFIIWCYIGKAAKGDGLGASFIFGDSIVDAGNNNYLPTLSKANIPPNGIDFKASGGNPTGRFTNGRTICDIVGEELGQPNYAVPFLAPNSTGKAILYGVNYASGAGGILNASGRIYVNRLGLDIQVDYFNITRKQIDSLLGPSKARDFIMNTSIFSVTIGANDFLNNYLLPVVSIGSRITQSPDAFVNDMITHFSGQLTRLYQLDARKFVIANVGPIGCIPYQKTLYQLNEGECVELPNKLALQYNAKLKDLLTEFNENLPGATFVLANVYDLASDIITNYENYGFITSSKACCGNGGQYAGIIPCGPTTSMCSDRSSHVFWDPYHPSEATNIIIAKKLLDGDTKIISPMNLRQLRDL; this is encoded by the exons ATGAAATCTTATATTGCAGCCTTGGTTGTTTTCTTCATCATTTGGTGCTATATAGGAAAGGCTGCTAAAGGAGACGGGTTGGGAGCTTCTTTTATCTTTGGCGATTCTATAGTTGATGCAGGGAACAATAACTATTTACCAACGTTGTCCAAGGCCAATATCCCACCTAATGGAATTGATTTCAAAGCTTCTGGAGGAAATCCAACAGGCCGTTTTACAAATGGTAGAACCATATGTGATATCGTAG GAGAAGAATTGGGACAACCAAACTACGCAGTCCCATTTTTGGCTCCAAATTCCACTGGGAAAGCTATATTATACGGTGTGAATTATGCATCAGGAGCAGGAGGAATTCTGAATGCAAGTGGAAGAATATAT GTTAATCGGCTTGGATTGGATATCCAAGTTGATTATTTCAACATTACTAGAAAACAGATTGACAGCTTGTTGGGTCCATCAAAGGCCAGGGATTTCATAATGaatacttcaattttttcaGTCACAATTGGAGCAAATGATTTCCTTAACAATTATCTTCTTCCAGTCGTCTCCATTGGATCAAGAATTACTCAAAGCCCAGATGCTTTTGTTAATGACATGATCACTCACTTCAGTGGCCAACTTACC AGGCTATACCAGCTAGATGCTCGAAAGTTTGTCATAGCGAACGTTGGACCGATAGGCTGCATACCATATCAAAAGACACTCTATCAATTAAACGAAGGCGAATGTGTGGAATTACCCAACAAGCTAGCACTTCAATACAATGCTAAGTTGAAGGATTTGCTCACTGAATTTAACGAAAACCTCCCAGGAGCTACATTTGTTCTTGCAAATGTGTATGATTTGGCGTCAGACATAATCACAAACTATGAGAATTATG GATTTATAACTTCAAGTAAAGCATGTTGTGGAAATGGGGGTCAGTATGCAGGGATCATTCCATGCGGGCCCACGACTAGTATGTGCTCGGATCGCTCCTCACATGTGTTCTGGGATCCTTATCATCCGAGTGAAGCTACCAACATTATCATCGCCAAGAAATTGCTCGATGGAGACACAAAAATCATCTCCCCTATGAATCTTAGACAACTTCGAGATCTCTAA